A genomic window from Armatimonadota bacterium includes:
- a CDS encoding type I restriction endonuclease subunit R, producing MESVVEEAALAWFEALGYTALHGPDIAAGTPGAERSDPDYRDVVLEGRVWQALVRLNPDLPSEALEDAYRKLTCVDAPSLVERNRALHRLLIDGVTVEYRRSDGSIAGAQARVLDFDEPDNNDWLAINQFTVAEGQHTRRPDVVVFVNGLPLAVLELKNPTDENADIWSAHRQLQTYQAQIPAIFATNAALVVSDGLEARVGALGAGKEWFKPWRALDETPGTQLQALLEGVFEKRHFLDLIRYFILFEDAGGGEVIKKIAGYHQFHAVNAALESTVKAAQAGGDHRVGVVWHTQGSGKSLTMAFYAGRVILHPAMENPTVIVITDRNDLDDQLFGTFARCRDLLRQAPVQAADRADLRAKLAVASGGVVFSTIQKFFPETEGDREPVSERHNIVVIADEAHRSQYDFIDGFARHMHDALPNASFIGFTGTPIEKTDANTRAVFGDYINVYDIQRAVEDKATVPIYYESRLAKLELRESEKPKIDPDFEEATEGEEIERKEKLKTKWAQLEAVVGSENRIKLIAQDMVDHFEDRLATMDGKAMIVCMSRRIAVELYNALVELRPGWHGDDDDRGMLKVVMTGSASDPLEWQNHIRNKPRREELAKRFRNPADPFQIVIVRDMWLTGFDAPSLHTMYLDKPMHGHGLMQAIARVNRVFRDKPGGLVVDYLGLADELKQALATYTESGGTGSAVVDQAEAVALMLAKHEVCAALFHGFDWSLWTTGTANERLSLLPAAQEHILAQEDGKNRLMQAVRELSQSFALAVPHEDALRIRDDVGFFQAVRAVFAKSAPGESRADEDLDHAIRQIISKAMVSDEVVDIFAAAGLKKPDISILSDEFLAEVRDMPQRNLAVELLQRLLRGEIKTRSKRNVVQARSFADMLERSLRRYQNRAIETAQVIEELIQLAKEMREADKRGEDLGLTNDEIAFYDALETNDSAVKVLGDETLRTIARELVETVRNNVTIDWTLRENVRAHLRVLVKRILRKYGYPPDKQETATITVLEQAEVLCADWV from the coding sequence ATGGAATCCGTGGTCGAAGAGGCTGCCCTCGCCTGGTTTGAGGCATTGGGTTACACAGCGCTCCACGGCCCTGACATTGCGGCGGGAACGCCGGGCGCTGAGCGTAGCGACCCTGACTACCGTGACGTAGTTCTGGAAGGGCGTGTATGGCAAGCGCTCGTTCGACTGAACCCGGACCTGCCTAGTGAGGCCCTGGAGGACGCATATCGTAAGCTCACGTGCGTTGATGCGCCATCGCTGGTGGAGCGCAACCGCGCCCTACATCGGCTGCTCATAGATGGAGTGACGGTGGAGTATCGCCGCAGTGATGGCTCTATTGCCGGTGCGCAAGCGCGTGTGCTCGATTTCGACGAGCCAGACAACAACGACTGGCTGGCCATCAATCAGTTCACCGTGGCCGAGGGACAGCACACGCGGCGCCCTGATGTGGTGGTGTTTGTGAACGGACTGCCGCTGGCTGTGCTTGAGCTCAAGAACCCGACAGATGAAAATGCCGATATTTGGTCGGCACATCGGCAACTTCAAACCTACCAGGCGCAGATTCCGGCAATCTTCGCCACGAACGCCGCGCTCGTGGTTTCCGATGGACTTGAGGCGCGCGTTGGTGCGCTTGGAGCTGGCAAAGAGTGGTTCAAACCCTGGCGAGCGCTTGATGAGACGCCAGGCACTCAACTGCAGGCGCTGCTTGAGGGAGTCTTTGAGAAGAGGCATTTCCTTGACCTGATCCGCTACTTCATTCTTTTCGAGGACGCAGGCGGCGGAGAGGTGATAAAGAAGATCGCGGGGTATCACCAGTTCCACGCAGTGAATGCCGCGCTGGAGTCCACAGTCAAGGCAGCTCAAGCAGGCGGTGATCATCGCGTCGGTGTGGTCTGGCATACTCAAGGATCGGGCAAGAGCCTTACGATGGCCTTTTATGCCGGTCGCGTGATCCTGCACCCGGCAATGGAGAATCCCACAGTAATCGTGATTACAGACCGCAATGATCTGGATGATCAGCTATTTGGCACGTTCGCCCGCTGCCGGGATTTGCTGCGTCAAGCCCCCGTGCAGGCCGCTGATCGTGCCGACTTGCGGGCGAAGCTTGCTGTCGCATCCGGCGGTGTGGTGTTCAGCACAATTCAGAAGTTCTTCCCGGAAACCGAAGGCGACCGGGAGCCGGTTTCGGAGCGACACAACATCGTAGTGATCGCTGACGAAGCGCATCGCAGCCAGTATGACTTCATTGACGGCTTCGCCCGGCACATGCACGACGCGTTGCCTAACGCCTCGTTCATCGGTTTCACCGGTACCCCCATCGAGAAGACCGACGCGAACACCCGCGCGGTATTCGGCGACTATATCAATGTCTACGATATTCAACGCGCGGTGGAGGACAAAGCTACAGTCCCGATCTACTACGAGAGCCGCCTTGCCAAGCTGGAACTGAGGGAGTCGGAGAAACCCAAGATCGATCCGGACTTCGAGGAGGCAACCGAAGGCGAGGAGATCGAGCGCAAAGAGAAGCTGAAGACGAAGTGGGCGCAGCTCGAAGCAGTGGTTGGCTCGGAGAACCGCATCAAACTGATCGCCCAGGACATGGTTGACCATTTCGAGGACCGCCTCGCCACTATGGACGGCAAGGCCATGATCGTGTGCATGAGCCGCCGCATCGCTGTTGAGCTGTATAACGCACTCGTTGAGCTGCGGCCGGGATGGCATGGGGATGACGACGACCGCGGAATGCTCAAGGTCGTGATGACCGGCTCGGCCTCGGACCCGCTGGAATGGCAGAACCACATTCGTAACAAACCACGCCGCGAAGAGCTCGCTAAGCGATTTCGGAATCCAGCGGACCCGTTCCAGATAGTCATCGTTCGCGATATGTGGCTCACCGGCTTCGATGCTCCCAGTCTGCACACAATGTATCTGGACAAGCCGATGCACGGGCACGGACTGATGCAGGCTATTGCCCGCGTCAATCGCGTGTTCAGAGACAAGCCGGGCGGGCTGGTTGTCGATTACCTGGGTCTGGCCGACGAGCTGAAGCAAGCATTGGCGACCTATACCGAGAGCGGCGGTACCGGCAGCGCGGTAGTCGATCAGGCCGAAGCTGTAGCGTTGATGCTTGCAAAGCACGAAGTCTGCGCGGCATTATTCCATGGCTTTGACTGGTCACTCTGGACAACGGGCACAGCGAACGAACGGCTGTCGCTGCTTCCGGCGGCACAAGAGCATATCCTGGCGCAAGAGGACGGCAAGAACCGCCTGATGCAAGCCGTGAGAGAGCTTTCTCAGTCGTTCGCCTTAGCAGTGCCACATGAGGACGCGCTGCGCATACGCGACGATGTGGGCTTTTTCCAAGCCGTGCGAGCGGTGTTCGCCAAGAGTGCGCCCGGGGAGTCCAGGGCAGACGAGGACCTCGACCACGCTATTCGCCAAATCATCTCCAAAGCGATGGTCTCTGACGAGGTTGTGGACATCTTCGCCGCAGCCGGACTGAAGAAGCCGGATATCTCCATACTCTCCGATGAGTTTCTGGCAGAAGTTCGAGATATGCCGCAGCGCAATCTGGCAGTCGAACTGCTACAGAGGCTCCTAAGAGGAGAGATAAAGACACGCTCGAAGCGAAATGTCGTGCAGGCTCGATCATTTGCAGATATGCTAGAGCGATCTTTGAGACGCTACCAAAACCGTGCGATTGAGACAGCACAAGTTATTGAAGAGTTAATACAGTTGGCGAAGGAAATGCGCGAAGCTGATAAGCGCGGAGAAGATCTTGGATTAACTAACGATGAGATCGCTTTTTATGATGCACTGGAAACAAATGATAGTGCCGTTAAAGTACTTGGTGATGAGACACTAAGAACCATTGCGCGGGAACTGGTTGAAACAGTTCGTAATAATGTCACTATCGATTGGACACTGCGGGAGAACGTAAGAGCTCATCTGAGAGTTCTTGTTAAGCGCATTCTTCGTAAGTATGGCTATCCGCCAGACAAACAAGAAACCGCTACAATAACTGTGCTGGAACAAGCAGAAGTGCTTTGCGCAGATTGGGTGTAA
- a CDS encoding ATP-binding protein produces MARADLLVRLVQSGMQGDKATQRKVVEAIIAEERAKQHQVLAEKLEGLLNCAPLMDRPATNGTPVFDQRTGNLVHETIPQKKLADLILPNSVLQICQSLVQEHHRSDLLRSYNLEPRNRVLLIGPPGNGKTSLAEAIAEALLVPLLVVRYESIVGTYLGETAVRLRKLFEYASTRKCVLFFDEFETLGKERGDTHETGEIKRVVSSLLLQVDSLPSHVVVIGATNHPELLDRAVWRRFQIRMNLPEPTAARLAEWFERYQRRINVSFGHSPTVLAKRLVGSNFAEAEEFGITVFRQYVLEQPNSDMKTIVSQTLQQWSARSVKVEQQNGGE; encoded by the coding sequence ATGGCAAGAGCGGACCTCTTAGTTCGCCTGGTTCAATCAGGCATGCAGGGTGACAAGGCTACACAGCGAAAAGTCGTTGAAGCTATTATAGCTGAAGAAAGAGCGAAACAACATCAGGTACTTGCTGAGAAACTTGAGGGGCTTCTGAACTGCGCACCACTTATGGATCGCCCCGCTACTAACGGAACACCAGTTTTTGATCAGCGTACGGGGAACCTGGTTCATGAGACCATTCCTCAAAAAAAACTGGCAGATCTAATACTGCCTAACTCAGTTCTTCAGATATGTCAGAGTCTTGTACAAGAGCACCATCGTTCTGATCTACTGCGTTCTTACAATTTAGAACCCAGAAATCGTGTGCTTCTTATCGGACCTCCTGGTAATGGAAAGACATCTTTAGCCGAGGCCATCGCAGAAGCTTTACTTGTTCCACTTCTGGTTGTGCGGTACGAGAGCATTGTAGGCACTTACCTAGGTGAGACAGCAGTTCGGCTAAGAAAGCTATTTGAATATGCTTCAACTAGAAAATGTGTATTGTTTTTTGATGAGTTCGAGACCCTAGGTAAGGAGCGTGGCGATACTCACGAAACAGGCGAGATCAAACGTGTGGTTAGTTCATTGCTTCTACAGGTTGATAGTCTGCCAAGTCATGTGGTGGTTATCGGTGCAACAAATCATCCGGAACTCCTAGATCGAGCTGTTTGGCGGCGTTTTCAAATTCGCATGAATCTGCCTGAGCCAACTGCAGCTCGATTGGCAGAGTGGTTTGAGAGATATCAGCGTCGCATAAATGTCTCTTTCGGTCATTCACCCACAGTCTTAGCTAAACGATTAGTCGGATCTAATTTTGCTGAGGCAGAAGAATTCGGCATAACAGTATTTCGTCAGTATGTGCTAGAGCAACCAAATTCCGATATGAAAACTATTGTTTCTCAGACACTCCAACAATGGTCTGCAAGATCGGTCAAAGTGGAGCAACAAAATGGAGGTGAATGA
- a CDS encoding S8 family peptidase, whose translation MFNKLQTAFDTRRVEMQQTTAGIDPEQVLVIETIGSVENFARAVKCIDGLEWLGELEIDEIAPDDDFFDESKPDKSLNGRLYLVMTNQKALDEMLSLWRQYQADPNMQFVRGMTKFRDAFLHLKEIRRWDVQDRLSETGIIDIWRQDLKYDGDRMLRFEAELWFRENTAKRIISQQEVSNLVQQAGGQILGQCVLEDIAYHAILAELPANCVRTIIDDPTVELVKCDNIMFFRPVGQMSVGDQHIDGEIERGTVKDAPLPTGSSVVAILDGLPIENHLSLAGRLRIDDPDNWSEDYTASERIHGTSMASLIVRGDMNDSSAALARPVYLRPIMKPMKNCFITPRPECVPDDVLVVDLIHRAIKRMIEGDGEDGPVAPDVRVINLSFGDKSRQFINAMSPIARLIDWLSVKYNVLFIISAGNHCSQISLEIADDEFRALAPEDLEKITVKALYQDARHRRLLSPAESMNGITVGAVHFDSSNVVQVGNRIDPFGQLLPSPVSAFGSGYRRAIKPDILFVGGRQYYRPVMKSGPSTIEPAIHRIPPGNKVASPGTIEGELSATSYCCGTSNAAALISRSAGICYDSLIDILNDQLPAFNDDVCITPLLKAMLVHGCMWSDMGERLLSVIKDSEIGRKIVERANRLYSRSADIANEINRQHKKLLARWLGYGMPEIERVLNCTKQRASLLGFGQLSDSAAHVFRLPLPPSLGSRPEWRRLTVTLAWLSPLAVNTQKYRTASLWFEIKNSNLVPSRSDADWQAVRRGTVQHEVFEGEKAEPFIDGYAMEIKVNCRQEAGKIVSPVPYGMVVSLEVSEGIDIAVYDEIRTRIAPPIQIQQSNDVL comes from the coding sequence ATGTTCAATAAGTTGCAGACGGCGTTCGATACTAGAAGAGTTGAAATGCAACAAACAACAGCAGGAATTGATCCAGAGCAGGTCTTAGTAATTGAAACAATTGGAAGTGTAGAAAATTTCGCAAGAGCCGTCAAGTGTATTGATGGTTTGGAGTGGTTGGGCGAACTAGAAATCGACGAGATAGCTCCAGATGATGATTTTTTCGATGAGTCAAAGCCGGACAAGAGTCTAAATGGCCGTCTGTATCTTGTCATGACGAATCAAAAAGCACTGGATGAAATGCTTTCATTATGGCGTCAATATCAAGCCGATCCCAATATGCAGTTTGTTAGAGGGATGACCAAATTCCGCGATGCTTTTCTTCATCTCAAGGAAATCCGTCGATGGGATGTTCAAGACCGCCTTTCGGAGACTGGTATCATTGATATTTGGCGCCAAGATCTCAAATACGATGGTGATAGAATGCTTCGTTTTGAGGCAGAGTTATGGTTTAGAGAAAATACTGCTAAAAGAATAATTAGTCAACAAGAAGTTTCCAATTTGGTGCAACAAGCTGGAGGCCAAATTTTGGGCCAGTGTGTCCTTGAAGACATTGCATACCATGCCATACTAGCTGAATTGCCGGCTAATTGCGTAAGAACGATTATTGATGATCCAACTGTTGAGTTAGTCAAGTGCGACAACATAATGTTTTTCCGGCCTGTTGGGCAGATGTCAGTCGGGGATCAACATATTGATGGTGAGATCGAGAGAGGTACTGTCAAAGATGCACCTTTGCCAACTGGCAGTTCGGTTGTTGCAATTCTAGATGGACTCCCGATAGAAAATCACCTTTCGTTAGCAGGTAGACTAAGAATCGATGATCCAGATAATTGGTCTGAAGATTACACCGCATCTGAACGGATTCATGGTACGTCGATGGCATCATTGATAGTACGCGGAGATATGAATGATAGCTCTGCAGCGCTTGCACGTCCCGTCTACCTCCGCCCTATTATGAAGCCCATGAAGAATTGTTTTATAACACCCCGCCCAGAGTGTGTGCCCGATGATGTTCTCGTAGTAGATTTGATACATCGTGCGATCAAGAGGATGATTGAAGGCGATGGAGAAGATGGACCCGTTGCTCCAGATGTTCGAGTTATTAACCTGTCTTTTGGAGATAAAAGTAGACAATTTATAAATGCAATGAGCCCTATTGCACGTCTTATAGACTGGCTTAGCGTGAAGTACAATGTACTTTTTATTATTAGTGCGGGAAATCATTGCAGCCAAATATCACTTGAAATTGCTGATGATGAGTTCCGCGCACTTGCACCCGAAGATCTTGAGAAGATTACAGTGAAAGCGCTCTACCAAGATGCACGACATCGAAGATTGCTTTCCCCTGCAGAAAGCATGAATGGCATAACTGTTGGCGCAGTTCATTTCGATAGTTCTAATGTAGTTCAGGTAGGAAATAGAATAGATCCTTTTGGTCAGTTGCTCCCTAGTCCAGTATCAGCTTTCGGAAGTGGATATCGAAGAGCAATAAAACCGGATATTCTATTCGTAGGTGGTAGGCAGTATTATCGACCCGTTATGAAATCAGGCCCGTCAACTATTGAACCAGCGATCCATCGTATTCCACCTGGAAATAAGGTCGCATCTCCAGGAACAATAGAAGGAGAGCTTTCGGCAACATCATATTGTTGTGGGACAAGCAACGCTGCTGCACTCATAAGCAGATCTGCTGGCATCTGCTATGATTCTTTGATTGATATACTTAATGATCAACTGCCTGCTTTTAATGATGATGTCTGCATTACTCCTCTGCTCAAAGCAATGCTTGTTCACGGGTGTATGTGGTCTGATATGGGAGAAAGATTATTAAGTGTTATAAAGGATTCAGAAATCGGGAGAAAAATCGTTGAAAGAGCTAACCGCCTTTATTCTAGGTCTGCTGATATAGCTAACGAGATAAATAGGCAGCACAAGAAACTGTTGGCTCGGTGGTTAGGATACGGCATGCCAGAGATCGAGCGTGTGCTTAATTGCACTAAGCAAAGAGCTTCTTTACTAGGATTCGGGCAGCTATCGGATAGCGCAGCGCATGTTTTTAGATTACCTTTACCGCCTTCACTTGGTTCCCGTCCTGAATGGCGACGCTTGACCGTTACTCTTGCCTGGCTTTCTCCCTTAGCAGTAAATACACAGAAATATAGAACAGCTAGTTTGTGGTTCGAGATCAAAAACAGCAACCTAGTTCCCTCGAGAAGTGATGCGGATTGGCAGGCGGTTCGTCGCGGTACTGTTCAACACGAGGTTTTTGAAGGTGAAAAAGCAGAGCCATTTATTGATGGTTATGCTATGGAAATCAAAGTGAACTGTCGTCAGGAGGCTGGTAAAATCGTTTCACCAGTCCCTTATGGCATGGTTGTCTCTTTAGAAGTTAGTGAGGGCATTGATATTGCGGTGTATGATGAAATTCGCACTCGAATTGCACCTCCCATCCAGATACAGCAAAGTAACGATGTCTTATGA